A stretch of DNA from Paenibacillus sp. FSL W8-0186:
ATAGTATAGATGTAACCTATTTGACGCTAACATCAAAGTAAATTAATTTTGCTTCAGTACTGGATAATTTAATGATTGTGTAAGTTAATTTTAAAAGTTGATAGGACATTACAAATCCTTACTAGAGGGGAAAGTACGGATATGAGCAGTTGGAGGACAGTTGATGAATTACGGTAATATTTTATTGAGAAATACACTAATTCAAAATTAAGCAACGAACTTGAAAAAGCCTGCAGCGAAGAATATGAACTGATGCGAGATTATAATGGTAGACAAATCTTGGAATTACTTCAAAACGTGGATGATGCATACGGTGATAAAAAAAAAAGTGAAAATCTTGATGGTTACGAAGAAGTAGAGGTCAAGATTACCTATAAAGACAACGTTTTGGAAGTTGGTAATACAGGAACTACCTTTACAAAAACTAAAAGTGTAAGCGTTGAGGAACGATCTGCATAGTATTCTTCACTAAAATGGGTGGAACAGAATAGAGATTCGATTTACTCTATTCTGTTCCTTTTTCCTCTTCCAAATTAATAACCTTATCCACTATACTTTAAAGCGATATTCGTACAATTGACTCGCTTTTGACTCAAGTGCAAGTATTAGGCTTGCAACTCTAGACCGATTGGTTTATTATAAACCAAAGAGTACAGAAATGAGGAGATAAAAATGAGTTTGCTCGTCCCTCCATTTACACGGGAAACGGCCCTTCAAAAAGTCCGTCAGGCAGAGGACGGCTGGAACAGCCGCGACCCTCAACAGGTATCACTTGTCTATACAGAAGACAGCCAATGGCGAAACCGCGCGGAATTTCCAGTCGGTCGAGCGGAAATCCAGGCATTTCTTGCTAGGAAATGGGCTAAGGAGCTGGACTATCGGCTGATAAAGGAGCTTTGGTCGTTTACCGAAAACCGAATCGCAGTACGGTTTGCCTACGAATGGCACGATGATAGCGGGCATTGGTTTCGATCCTATGGAAACGAGAATTGGGAGTTTGCCGCAGATGGCTTGATGCAACGCCGGTTTGCGTCGATTAACGATATGCCGATTAGCGAAGCCGATCGGAAATTTCATTGGCTGCTCGGCCGGCGCCCCGATGACCATCCGGGTCTTAGTGAGTTGGGCCTGTGACACGTACCGTTTTTGAAAAAGCCGATGTTGTTCCGAGGGTTGCCGAGGTTTTTCGCGAGCTCGGTTATGAAGGCGCGTCTCTGAGCCAGATTACGGCTCGAACCGGCCTCTCCAAAGGCAGTATTTACCATTTCTTTCCCGGAGGGAAAGAGGAGATGGCCGCTGAAATACTCGCCCATATTGATGCTTGGTTTGTAAGCCATATTTTTGAGCCGCTTGAAAAGAACGAACCCCTTGCCGCTATTCAAAAAATGTGGCGAGAGATCGATGCCTATTTTCAATCGGGCCGGCGGGTTTGTCTTGTAGGCGCTTTTGCGCTGGATGAAACAAGGGATCGTTTCGCGGCAATGGTTCATCAATATTTTAGAAGATGGATGGATAGCTTATGTGGCGCGCTTGTTCGAGCAGGGGCAGACAAGGAAGCCTCCAAAGCGGTATCGGAGGAAGTGGTTGCCGGTATTCAAGGGGGATTGATTCTCGCCAGAGCGCTCCAAGATGAAGCTATTTTCGAGCGTACGCTTGCAGGTCTTTCCGAACGAGTGACCCGGTTCCTTAAGACAGCAGTTCCTTAGTTAGCTATGCAAAAGGGGTCCCCGTCATTTTATGACATGGGGGACACCCCTTTGTACCTCTATCAACAGAGTAGACATATAAAGCTGTTGCTTCACTCCATATCTAAGTAATGGATCGGCCTTCCCTTTGGGAAGGCTTTTTTATGGTGTGATCCAAATCGAACCTACTGACAAAAATAATTTACATAACATATTCCTGTACTTAATTTTAAGAAAATGAAACAAGTGTATCATTTTTTGTTGTGATGGGCTTATAACAACAACGAAGGAGCGTATGATAGTGAAAAAAAACTTGCTTAAGCTCGGCTTAGCTGCAACGATGATATGTTCATTCATCACCCCGGCAACTGCACTTGCTGCTGAACCTTTTCAATTAACCATTCTGCACTTAAATGATCACCATTCCCACTTGGAGAGTCAAACCATTGATCTTAGCTTAAACTATGATGACACCTCGGAAGGAGAAAAGGTACGCTTACAATTAGGCGGAATGTCTTACATATCCTCATTAATTAACGATAATAAAAATGACCACACCTTATATTTGCAAAGCGGGGAATTGAACGGAACCCTATATTACAGCCTCTATCAGGGCGAAGCGGACATCAAGGTGCTAAACGCCTTACAGCCTGATGTTTACATGGTGGGCAATCATGAGTTTGACGAAGGCGACCAACATCTTGCGGATTTATATGACATGGCAGCATTCCCGATATTATCCGGAAACATTAAACCTACTGTTAAATCCCCTCTCTATGGCAAACTGGACAAGCCTTACATGATTAAAGATGTCAAAGGGGAGAAGATAGCCATTATCGGTGTTGTAAAAATAGAAAAAACGAAGGAGTCCTCTCTTGTCAGCGAGGATGTAGACTTTATTAACGAAATCGAGTTTGTAAAGTCTATGGTTGAAGAAGTACAGGAGCAAAATATTAATAAAATCATCGTACTGAGCCATTTGGGCTATGATTTCGACCAAGTTTTGGCAGCTGAAACCAAAGACATCGACTTAATTATTGGCGGGGACACACATAATTTGCTTGATTCCTCAGGTGAAATGAGAGCTCTGGGCTTGCCGGTGTCCGGTGAATATCCAACGGTTGTTAAAAATGCAGAAGGCAAAGACACTTACATTGTACAAGCATGGGAATACGCAAAGGTGATGGGTAAAATTGATTTAACCTTTGATGAGCAAGGCGACATCATCAGCGCAGCAGGAAACCCAATTGCTCCGGTCGGCGGCTCATACCAGGTTAACATCGACAACAAATGGGTGGATGCGGATGAGACTGCATTAGACAAAATAAAACGGACGATAGCAGCCAGCCATGTTCTCGTAGAGGGCAGTACAGATCCTGTGGTAGAGGGAATTATTAATCCTTACCGGGAAGCAATAGAGACCCAAATGAAGTCCGTAATCGGCTCTGTTCAAGACACTCTGTCTAACGATCGGGTCCCTAAACCTTTTATAGATGTGAAAGATGCCAATGGAAGCTTTGCAGCACAAGTGGTTGCCGATTCTTTCTTATACAGCATACCGCATGCTGACCTGGCCATTCAAAATGCCGGCGGTGTAAGGGAAAGCTTTTTGCAGGGTGAAATAACAATGGCAGATGCCTACACCATGCTGCCGTTTTCGAATACCGTTACCACCCTTAAAGTTACCGGCCAAGAAATAATCGATGTTTTAGATGAAGCTATTCGCTATTCCCAAGGCATTACCCAGTCAACAGGTGCGTTTCCTTATGCATCGCACTTGAGATATGACGTTTATTTAAATGCAAGCGATGACGTTAAGAGCGTATACAATGTTGAAGTAAAAGATAGAGAAACAGGCGTATGGTCTCCAATAGACATGGATAAGACATATGTAGTAGTGACAAACTCCTTCACAGCACTTGGCAAGGACGGCTATGTCACGTTTGAAAAAGCCATTGAAAGAGATCCTAGTGTGAAAGAAGAAACTCACCTTCAATATGCCGTACCGCTTGTTGAGTTATTTACAAAGCATCTTAACGGCGGGGAGCTTGTTAAACCGAATGCGGATAGCTACTCCATAAAGTCGGTAAAGGATTGGCCAACCGAAAAATCGCAAATCATCGAAACGCCTGCCGTCGATACCTCAGTCAAATCTGAACCTGTAAAGACTTATACAGTCGTAAAAGGAGATACCCTTTTCCAAATTGCGAAGAAAACGTTACAAGACGGAACACGTTGGAAACAAATTTATGAGTTAAACAAGGATACGATTAAAAATCCTAACTTCATTTATCTCGGACAAAAAATTGTTCTGCCGTAAATAAAAAAAGCTGCTTCTCGGTAATTGGAGAAGCAGCTTTTTTTGTGTTTTGACTAGAAAACCACGTGTATTAGTGTAATTTTAAAAAGCTACGGCAATATGTGCTTTTTTGATTGGATTTAATAATGATCAAGAAATACAGGGGTCATGTACCAGTCTTTAGATCCGTAATTATTGTCATATATACTTCTTACATCCCTGGTTACTCCATGTTCTAAGAGTAATTTCCTGAAGCGTTGACTTATAAACAGGGGGTGGTAGACGGAGCTTCCATTGCTAACCCATTCACTTAACAAATATAGGTCATCTGTATGAGTTTTGGTAATGGTTTTGTCAAACAGATAAGGGTAGTTGATTTTTCCTTTTACATCACAAACATAACATCTTTCTTTTGGTTCTGATACAAAATAATAATATTTCATATCTGAACTTAAAGGGAGAAGGGTGTTTTCTACAACAAGCTGATATGCTGGTAAGGAATTCTCTGGTTTGCCTTTATGTATTACTTTCTCAAAATGGAACCCAGATATATTCCACTTTTCCATAAGTTCAGCCATTTTTTCAGAAACTACCCAAAACATTCCCTCTATATTAATCATGTAACGATTTTTAAAGTTAGACGTATCTAAAATTAAGCTTGATTCCAATGTCTTAGTTTTTAAACCACAGGCCTCACAAAAAATATTACTTTTAAGGACTGAATGCTTATTAACTAAATTCGCTTGGGTTGAGTTTCCAGTTGAATATAAATTTAAAAACGGTGCTTTCTCATATTCATCGTCATTGTAACTAAATAGAGTTTCTTCACCTATTTCATCAATAGGGAACAGATGAAGTAAACGAAGTCTAATCTCTTCCATTTTCTCAATCGTGTTTTCTTCCGGGCCAAAAGGGATTGGAATAAGGTATCTTATTTCTGATGAGCGAGCTCCTTTCTCTGGGGAAAAGACCTCAATATCATATTCTCTAAAAAAATTTTCAATTTGTTTTGTGTAGGAATAATCAATAAAAAATCCGATTTTATTTGTTATTATCATTTTCCTACCAACTCCTTGATGTTTAGGGTGAAGCATCGAGCCCCACCCTTTATACTTAACTATTTGAACTGTCTGCTTTTTTGCAAACTCATAGAGGAATTCCCATACTTCGTCACCAGTGTCATCCTTACTCGGTTCTGCGAAAGCAATCATATTAATGGAAGTAAACACTAAGGCAAAAGCTAAAAAACGATAAACAATCTAGAATTTATAGAATTTTCATAATGAGATCACCTCCTTATTTTGATTTTTTTCTGCTAAATTCCATTTTGTTAACTAGTGATATCTCCATGATCTTATAACAGCTGCTCATTCCCCATAATACAATTCCATCCTTCATCCTTTGTAATTACATCATATAACATAATAAATTATAAAAATGTGTAAAATACTTTTAGTCTTTTAGTGCTGAAAATTCGACAATTTTTATAAGAGTGATTGAGTAGAAATTAAACCTGGAAAGCAGGTTTCTTGGATCTAATTACTAAAGGGAAGCAATTGTAGCGTTTGAGCCGATACATCGCACATATGTGGAGTGTCTAATATTGATGGTACTGAGTAAAGATAAAAAAGAAAATTGATATTTTATGGAAGTTTATTTATTCTAAAAAAATGAATACACTCAAAAAATGAATTAGATAAAGGTCAATCATAGACAGCATGCGAAAATAAAGGAAGAGACTAACAAAACGTTGACCAGACCCAACTTATATTAAAGGGCCATATGTCAGAATGATCTTGTATGAATACAACCGTAAGAGAGGTAGATGTATCATGAACTTTGACATGAATGAAGCGATTCAAGTTTTAAAAAGTACCCCAGGTACGTTGACTAGTCTTTTAGCCGGCTTGTCTGACAATTGGTTGCATACCAATGAAGGCGAGGAAACTTGGACTCCAATTCAGGTTATCGGACACCTCATAGAAGGTGAGAAATACAATTGGATACCAAGACTTGAATTGATCATTCAACAAGGGGCTACTGTATCGTTTCCGCCATTTGACAGGTACGCCCATTTAACTAAAGAATCAGAATCGTCTTTGGATAATAAACTGTCGGAATTTCAGAAACTCAGAATGCAAAACTTAATCCGGTTGCAAGCATTAGTCCATACGGAGGAGCAACTGGAGTTAAAGGGGAATCACCCTCAATTTGGCACAGTAAAGATAAGAGAATTACTATCAACCTGGGTTGTCCATGATCTTACGCATATGTCGCAAATTCTGCGGATCATGGCTAAAAGATACAATCAAGATGTCGGCCCATGGATCGAATTTTTGAGGATACTGAAATAACTCAGCATAGGAAAGAATTTTTATTAAGATAATGAATACTCATCTATTGATCTCTGATTTAAGGGAGTAGAAGCTATGGGAAAAAAACCAATTCGAATAGAATGGAATTACAAAGGAAAGCCCGACTTTTCGTCAGGGACAGGGGCCTATCCAGCCGAGAAGATACTGGGCCTTGCTTCGGCTTTTGTCATTCCTATATTTCTGCTAATTCAAGCTGTATTTACCTATTCATTGATCTCCCCTGTCTCAGCCAGGTCAGGATGTTTTGGCGTTGAGTCATCATTGCTTTTTTAAAAGCGATATGTTATATTCGATACAAATAATTAAACATTTAAATATTTGATTTTGTGGTGGTGTTGGATTGAAGGAACAAGAGCGAAACCTACTATTGGAAAAGAAGCAGGCACTTCTTCATGAGATTCGTCAGTCTACAGATATTTTCAAAGCACTTGCTGATCCCGTAAGGCAAGATATCCTAATGATGTTTATGATAGCTAAACGAATGAATGTCGCACAAGTTGTGGAGCAATCGCATTTATCCAGACCGGCAATCTCTCATCATCTAAAAATACTTAAACAAGCAGGCATCCTAGACTCCTTGAAGGAGAAGACGGAAATTTACTACAGTTTAACCCTTGAGAGCTCGGTTATAGACCAGCTTAAAGCAATCATTCGTGCTGCCGAAGACATATCAAATGACCCTGCTAAAGCGTTTGAAGAACATGCATGACTTTCTCACAAAAAATGAAGAAAGTTTTTTTTGCACAAAATGTTCAAATGTTTAATCATTTAAATGTTTAATGGAGGTTACACAAATGAACTTTTCGAAGAAAACAGCTTTGGTAACAGGCGCATCATCTGGAATAGGGAAGGTATTCGCAACCGAACTTGCCAAAAAAGGATGTAACTTAATATTGGTTGCCCGATCGGAGGATAAACTCGAACAAATTGCAAAAGAACTTCAAAAAACGTACTTAATCCATGCGGTACCTCTTTCGGTTGATCTATCTTCAGTTAACGCTGCAGAGAAAGTGGCCATGGAAGTTGAAAGCCTCGGGTTAACCGTTGATATACTTATTAATAATGCTGGGTTTGGGACTATGGGAGTTTTCAATCAAATCTCGTCAACCCGTGTTCATCAAGAGATTCAGCTCAATGTCATGTCCTTGACTGAATTAACTCATCTATTCATTGGTTCCATGATTGAGAGGAAGGAAGGCATTATTATTAATGTTGCTTCAATGACAGCGTTTCAGCCGGCACCGTACATGGCTGTATATGGTGCCACGAAAGCTTATGTTCTCTCTTTCACGGAAGCATTATGGGCCGAAAATAGAGATAGCGGTGTTCAAATCGTTGCGTTATGCCCAGGAGAAACGAAGAGCTCATTTCATACTGCATCCGGTACGGAAAGCTTGCAAGGTAAGCGCATGGAGCCGATTGATGTCGTGAACGCGGCATTTAAGGGTGTAAAAAAAGATCGTAGCCACATAATAGTTGGACGGAATAATTATATTATGGCTCAATTGCCGCGTTTACTGCCTCGGAGTATGGTCGTAAAATTCGCTAAAGGTGTATTTCAATCAGCTTTGTCAAACCAGTAACTTTGCTAAAGGGGAATTTCCCTGCTAAGGATTCCGGCAGTATAACGATATAATTCGAACGGGAGATTTTGAGTTTTGTGCAGTCGAACCCTATATTTATCGAACCCGAAAGAGTTCACGCTGTGATAGCGTGAGCTTTTTCCTGTTAATCAGGTTGTTAAACGCAATGGTTGTTTTTCTTATTTTATGTGAACGGGCGGTAACATGCTTTATTAGGCTCAGTACCCCAGTAATACTCTTGTGTCTACAGATTTACCGACGTTTATTCAAATATGTGACATTATCTACTGTACAACACGAGATTTTTTACCCCCTGACATTTCCATGTCGGGAAGTTTTTTATTATCATTAGTTAGCAGGATTTAGTTGGATATCGACGAAGACACAGGAAGTGGGAATTATTTTCGAGATTAAAAAATTCATTACAAAGAACATATTGGAGCGACGGAATTCTTTAAAAGGAGCAGATAATGAAAAGCGTATTTTCACGACTATTTCGAGTGTTAAATAACAGCAAGGGCCATCCTCACGAGGATTTTTTGACTGAAGTGTTCGCCGAACTTCTCTGTGATCAGGAGGATGATCGATTTTCTTGGAAAAGTATTAGAAATACCGGTGCAGGAAGCGGAGCATTCATCTATTACAACACAAGTTACTTTTCCGGCTTTGCCCCATCATCAAATGGATAGCCGTCC
This window harbors:
- a CDS encoding nuclear transport factor 2 family protein; the encoded protein is MSLLVPPFTRETALQKVRQAEDGWNSRDPQQVSLVYTEDSQWRNRAEFPVGRAEIQAFLARKWAKELDYRLIKELWSFTENRIAVRFAYEWHDDSGHWFRSYGNENWEFAADGLMQRRFASINDMPISEADRKFHWLLGRRPDDHPGLSELGL
- a CDS encoding TetR/AcrR family transcriptional regulator, encoding MTRTVFEKADVVPRVAEVFRELGYEGASLSQITARTGLSKGSIYHFFPGGKEEMAAEILAHIDAWFVSHIFEPLEKNEPLAAIQKMWREIDAYFQSGRRVCLVGAFALDETRDRFAAMVHQYFRRWMDSLCGALVRAGADKEASKAVSEEVVAGIQGGLILARALQDEAIFERTLAGLSERVTRFLKTAVP
- a CDS encoding 5'-nucleotidase C-terminal domain-containing protein; translation: MKKNLLKLGLAATMICSFITPATALAAEPFQLTILHLNDHHSHLESQTIDLSLNYDDTSEGEKVRLQLGGMSYISSLINDNKNDHTLYLQSGELNGTLYYSLYQGEADIKVLNALQPDVYMVGNHEFDEGDQHLADLYDMAAFPILSGNIKPTVKSPLYGKLDKPYMIKDVKGEKIAIIGVVKIEKTKESSLVSEDVDFINEIEFVKSMVEEVQEQNINKIIVLSHLGYDFDQVLAAETKDIDLIIGGDTHNLLDSSGEMRALGLPVSGEYPTVVKNAEGKDTYIVQAWEYAKVMGKIDLTFDEQGDIISAAGNPIAPVGGSYQVNIDNKWVDADETALDKIKRTIAASHVLVEGSTDPVVEGIINPYREAIETQMKSVIGSVQDTLSNDRVPKPFIDVKDANGSFAAQVVADSFLYSIPHADLAIQNAGGVRESFLQGEITMADAYTMLPFSNTVTTLKVTGQEIIDVLDEAIRYSQGITQSTGAFPYASHLRYDVYLNASDDVKSVYNVEVKDRETGVWSPIDMDKTYVVVTNSFTALGKDGYVTFEKAIERDPSVKEETHLQYAVPLVELFTKHLNGGELVKPNADSYSIKSVKDWPTEKSQIIETPAVDTSVKSEPVKTYTVVKGDTLFQIAKKTLQDGTRWKQIYELNKDTIKNPNFIYLGQKIVLP
- a CDS encoding DinB family protein, which produces MNFDMNEAIQVLKSTPGTLTSLLAGLSDNWLHTNEGEETWTPIQVIGHLIEGEKYNWIPRLELIIQQGATVSFPPFDRYAHLTKESESSLDNKLSEFQKLRMQNLIRLQALVHTEEQLELKGNHPQFGTVKIRELLSTWVVHDLTHMSQILRIMAKRYNQDVGPWIEFLRILK
- a CDS encoding metalloregulator ArsR/SmtB family transcription factor: MKEQERNLLLEKKQALLHEIRQSTDIFKALADPVRQDILMMFMIAKRMNVAQVVEQSHLSRPAISHHLKILKQAGILDSLKEKTEIYYSLTLESSVIDQLKAIIRAAEDISNDPAKAFEEHA
- a CDS encoding SDR family oxidoreductase, with amino-acid sequence MNFSKKTALVTGASSGIGKVFATELAKKGCNLILVARSEDKLEQIAKELQKTYLIHAVPLSVDLSSVNAAEKVAMEVESLGLTVDILINNAGFGTMGVFNQISSTRVHQEIQLNVMSLTELTHLFIGSMIERKEGIIINVASMTAFQPAPYMAVYGATKAYVLSFTEALWAENRDSGVQIVALCPGETKSSFHTASGTESLQGKRMEPIDVVNAAFKGVKKDRSHIIVGRNNYIMAQLPRLLPRSMVVKFAKGVFQSALSNQ